The Roseofilum casamattae BLCC-M143 genome has a window encoding:
- a CDS encoding transposase: NEDSSRIRSGHSPHNFALLRRWALNALRQETTLKRSLRQKQKRAAMNNDYMFSILSSFCQG, encoded by the coding sequence AATGAAGATTCCAGTCGGATTCGTTCCGGTCATAGTCCTCACAACTTTGCCCTTCTCAGACGTTGGGCGCTCAATGCTCTTCGTCAGGAAACTACTCTCAAGCGTAGTTTACGACAGAAGCAGAAGCGGGCAGCTATGAATAATGACTATATGTTCTCTATCCTCAGTTCCTTTTGTCAAGGGTGA